A genomic stretch from Chitinophagaceae bacterium includes:
- a CDS encoding DNA-directed RNA polymerase subunit omega, which produces MSRLIRKVSANTSSVVETKNVADLKAKTGNLYESIAVIAKRANQINISLKEELHNKLEEFASHTDSLEEIHENKEQIEISKAYERMPNPALLATQEFTDDKIYHRRAENDLFS; this is translated from the coding sequence ATGAGCAGACTGATAAGAAAAGTTAGTGCCAATACAAGCAGTGTGGTTGAGACTAAAAATGTCGCTGATTTGAAGGCTAAAACCGGCAATCTGTATGAATCTATTGCAGTTATAGCAAAACGTGCCAACCAGATCAACATTTCTCTTAAAGAGGAGTTGCATAATAAACTGGAGGAATTTGCAAGTCATACAGACAGTCTTGAAGAGATTCATGAAAACAAAGAGCAAATTGAAATATCAAAAGCATATGAACGTATGCCTAACCCTGCACTTCTTGCAACCCAGGAATTTACAGACGATAAGATTTATCATCGCAGGGCAGAAAACGATTTGTTTTCTTAA
- a CDS encoding OmpA family protein has translation MALQGIITLNNIRFHKAKTGFVIYGLGGIGGMIYESKVDAFDASGLPYTSLFRSVYNKYQVANKNKGDILRDLRAGMDKKYESAAEGQNLRRPKLFDMTFKPTVQVGVGVAFKLSKRFSVGIEEVLTWSNDDLLDGQRWQEASMGDAAMTRDFDAWHYTNVNLNYSLGSKAVEPLWWLNPLDYAYNELNAPRHMKMPKPVLDDADGDGVTDQFDNEPNTPAGCPVDSHGVSRDTDGDGVPDCKDKELITPTQCQPVDADGVGKCPDPECCKNPVIAPPTCNLVDLPSINFAGNSTALSAEAKALVGSVASSLRGNPECKMIVCGSAAKSKSGQALGQKRVDAIVKYLVEVQGISADRVVAQYDCHEGDPSVVELRAEKK, from the coding sequence TTGGCTTTACAGGGAATCATCACACTGAATAATATCCGTTTCCATAAAGCTAAGACAGGATTTGTTATTTATGGTCTTGGCGGCATTGGTGGTATGATTTACGAATCAAAGGTTGATGCCTTTGATGCAAGCGGGTTGCCTTACACTTCTTTGTTTAGATCTGTATATAATAAATATCAGGTTGCAAATAAAAACAAAGGCGACATTTTACGTGACCTGAGAGCTGGAATGGATAAAAAATACGAAAGCGCAGCAGAAGGTCAGAATCTCCGCCGCCCTAAATTATTTGATATGACATTTAAGCCAACTGTACAGGTAGGTGTAGGTGTAGCATTCAAATTAAGCAAGCGTTTCAGTGTTGGTATTGAAGAAGTTCTTACATGGTCAAATGATGACCTGTTAGATGGTCAACGCTGGCAGGAAGCTTCAATGGGTGATGCTGCAATGACACGTGATTTTGATGCATGGCATTATACAAATGTTAACTTAAACTATAGCCTTGGATCTAAGGCAGTTGAGCCTCTTTGGTGGTTAAATCCTCTGGATTATGCTTATAATGAGTTGAACGCTCCACGTCACATGAAAATGCCTAAGCCTGTTTTGGATGATGCAGACGGTGATGGCGTTACTGATCAGTTCGATAACGAACCTAACACTCCGGCAGGATGTCCTGTTGATTCTCATGGTGTAAGCCGTGACACAGATGGTGATGGTGTTCCTGATTGTAAGGATAAGGAATTGATTACTCCAACACAATGTCAGCCGGTTGATGCTGATGGCGTAGGTAAGTGTCCAGATCCAGAGTGCTGCAAAAACCCAGTTATTGCACCTCCAACCTGTAACCTGGTTGATCTCCCAAGTATCAATTTTGCAGGTAATAGTACAGCTTTAAGTGCTGAAGCAAAAGCTTTGGTTGGCAGTGTTGCATCTTCATTACGTGGTAATCCTGAGTGTAAAATGATTGTTTGCGGCAGTGCTGCTAAGAGCAAATCAGGTCAGGCTTTAGGACAAAAACGTGTAGATGCAATAGTTAAATACCTCGTTGAAGTACAAGGTATCAGCGCAGACCGTGTTGTTGCTCAATACGACTGTCATGAAGGTGATCCTTCAGTGGTTGAGCTTCGTGCTGAAAAGAAGTAA
- a CDS encoding polyprenyl synthetase family protein yields the protein MNSSKQIQLLVKDELLEFEEKFKSAVKSRVSLLDRIMQYIIKRKGKQVRPMFVFLSAKLFGDITESTHRAAALVELLHTATLVHDDVVDESMERRGFFSINALWKNKIAVLVGDYLLSKGLLLSLKNDDFTTLKILSEAVEKMSEGELLQIEKTRKLNLSEDVYFEIIKNKTASLLSSACAAGTWSTTNDPFKTEQMKLFGEKAGIAFQIKDDLFDYGSESIGKPTGNDIKEKKLTLPLIYTLNTVSAAKKRELIYIIKNENKQKKYINQVIEEVVKAGGIDYATKKMNQYRDEAIELLHQFPENEIRNGLESLVRFTTDRKY from the coding sequence ATGAACTCCTCGAAACAAATACAGCTTCTGGTAAAAGATGAATTGCTTGAATTTGAAGAAAAATTCAAATCGGCAGTAAAAAGCAGAGTATCCTTACTTGACAGGATTATGCAGTACATTATTAAAAGAAAGGGAAAACAGGTGCGGCCAATGTTTGTATTTCTGAGTGCCAAACTTTTTGGAGATATCACCGAAAGCACGCACAGGGCGGCAGCTTTGGTTGAATTGCTGCATACGGCAACTCTTGTACACGATGATGTTGTTGATGAATCAATGGAAAGAAGAGGGTTTTTCTCCATCAATGCTCTCTGGAAGAACAAAATTGCGGTGCTTGTTGGTGATTACCTGTTGTCAAAGGGTTTACTGCTGTCTCTGAAAAATGACGATTTTACCACTTTAAAAATACTATCAGAAGCAGTTGAAAAGATGAGCGAAGGAGAATTACTTCAAATCGAAAAAACAAGAAAGCTTAACCTGAGCGAGGATGTATATTTTGAAATCATCAAGAATAAAACTGCTTCGCTTTTGTCTTCTGCATGCGCTGCCGGAACCTGGTCAACAACAAATGATCCTTTTAAGACAGAGCAAATGAAGCTTTTTGGAGAAAAGGCAGGCATTGCCTTCCAGATCAAAGATGATCTGTTTGACTACGGGAGTGAATCGATCGGAAAGCCAACAGGAAATGATATTAAAGAAAAAAAGCTTACCCTCCCGTTAATTTATACGCTTAATACCGTAAGTGCGGCCAAGAAAAGAGAACTGATTTATATTATTAAAAATGAAAACAAGCAGAAGAAATATATCAACCAGGTTATTGAAGAAGTAGTAAAAGCCGGAGGCATTGACTATGCTACTAAAAAAATGAATCAATACAGGGATGAGGCAATTGAATTACTGCACCAATTTCCTGAGAATGAAATCAGAAATGGGCTGGAATCATTAGTACGTTTTACAACCGACAGAAAATACTAA
- the recJ gene encoding single-stranded-DNA-specific exonuclease RecJ: MQKRWTILQADAIKTEALAAELKIHPTICKILVQRGIDTFDKAKNFFRPQLSDLHDPWLMKDINKATDRVLSAFDQKEKILVFGDYDVDGTTSVACMYQFLVSVYQKELVEFYIPHRYREGYGISKQGIDFAKANDFTLIISLDCGIKSVELISYAKELEIDFIVCDHHLPDDILPPATAILNPKQKDCLYPYKELCGCGVGFKLITALAQKLGVSEEKVNCYLDLVATAIAADIVPITGENRILAFHGLKQVNEKPSNGIKALMFLSKADKIMHITNLVFMIAPRVNAAGRMDDAKKAVQMFIAETYEEALSYAEMLHADNDERKEADTTISEEALAMINSSEVLKAKKSTVLFQPHWHKGVVGIVASRLTEHYYRPTIVLTQSGDYAAGSARSVSGFNLYEAVHACREHLLGYGGHFAAAGLTLLTQNIEAFTNAFEEVVSKTITPDQLIPEIVIDTELSFTDIRPGFFNIIKQMEPFGPENMRPVFISRNVTDTGYSKVVKEQHLRLVVKQKDVVITGICFRAAHLFPIVQQGAIDVIYSIDENDWNGTVSLQLKVIDIRSSAS, translated from the coding sequence ATGCAAAAAAGATGGACCATTTTGCAGGCTGATGCGATCAAAACTGAGGCACTTGCTGCTGAGCTGAAAATTCATCCAACTATCTGCAAAATCCTTGTTCAGCGTGGGATTGACACTTTCGACAAAGCAAAGAATTTCTTTCGCCCGCAACTTAGCGATTTGCATGACCCCTGGCTGATGAAGGATATAAATAAAGCTACGGACAGGGTTCTTTCAGCTTTTGATCAAAAAGAAAAAATTCTTGTGTTTGGAGATTATGATGTAGATGGTACCACCAGCGTAGCCTGCATGTACCAGTTCCTTGTTTCTGTCTATCAGAAGGAACTGGTTGAATTTTATATTCCCCACCGTTACAGGGAGGGTTATGGCATTTCAAAACAAGGGATCGATTTCGCCAAAGCAAATGATTTTACTTTAATTATATCACTCGATTGCGGAATAAAATCTGTTGAATTAATCAGCTATGCCAAAGAACTTGAAATAGATTTTATTGTTTGTGATCACCATCTGCCCGATGATATTCTTCCACCGGCAACCGCAATACTCAATCCAAAACAGAAGGATTGTTTATACCCTTATAAAGAACTTTGCGGATGCGGTGTTGGATTTAAACTAATCACAGCATTAGCCCAAAAACTTGGTGTTTCCGAAGAAAAAGTAAACTGTTATCTCGACCTGGTGGCTACTGCCATAGCAGCTGATATTGTTCCGATAACCGGCGAAAATAGGATACTTGCTTTTCATGGTTTGAAACAGGTAAATGAAAAGCCATCCAATGGCATTAAGGCATTGATGTTTTTAAGCAAGGCAGATAAGATCATGCACATTACTAACCTGGTGTTTATGATTGCCCCAAGGGTAAATGCTGCCGGCCGTATGGATGATGCAAAGAAAGCCGTGCAGATGTTTATTGCTGAAACCTATGAAGAAGCCTTGAGTTATGCAGAAATGCTGCATGCCGATAACGATGAACGAAAGGAAGCCGACACTACAATTTCTGAAGAGGCTCTGGCAATGATCAACAGCAGCGAAGTATTGAAAGCAAAGAAATCTACTGTTCTGTTTCAGCCTCACTGGCATAAAGGCGTTGTTGGAATTGTAGCTTCCCGTTTAACAGAACACTATTACCGCCCCACAATTGTATTAACTCAAAGTGGTGATTATGCTGCGGGCAGTGCCAGGAGTGTTAGTGGGTTTAATTTGTATGAAGCGGTTCACGCCTGCCGTGAACATTTATTGGGATATGGAGGCCACTTTGCGGCTGCAGGATTAACCTTACTTACGCAAAATATTGAAGCATTTACCAATGCTTTTGAAGAGGTGGTGAGCAAAACAATTACACCCGATCAATTGATTCCTGAGATTGTAATTGATACTGAACTTTCATTTACTGATATCCGCCCGGGCTTTTTTAATATCATTAAACAAATGGAGCCATTTGGCCCGGAAAATATGCGGCCCGTATTCATTAGTCGAAATGTGACTGACACCGGTTACAGTAAGGTTGTAAAAGAACAGCACCTGCGTTTAGTTGTAAAACAAAAAGATGTTGTGATTACAGGAATCTGTTTCAGGGCAGCTCAT